In Macaca fascicularis isolate 582-1 chromosome X, T2T-MFA8v1.1, one DNA window encodes the following:
- the PLXNB3 gene encoding plexin-B3 isoform X7: MGHPDCSHCQAANRSLGCLWCADGQPACRYGPLCPPGAVELLCPAPSIDAVEPLTGPPEGGLALTILGSNLGRAFADVQYAVSVASRPCSPEPSLYRTSARIVCVTSPAPNGTTGPVQVAIKSQPPGISSQHFTYQDPVLLSLSPHWGPQAGGTQLTIRGQHLQTGGNTSAFVGGQPCPILEPVCPEAIVCRTRPQAVPGEAAVLVVFGHAQRTLLTSPFRYTANPRLVAAEPSASFRGGGRLIRVRGTGLDVVQRPLLSVWLEADTEAQASRAQPRDPEPRRSCGAPAADPQACIQLGGGLLQCSTVCSVNSSSLLLCWSPAVPDRARLQRVFFTLDNVQVDFASASGGQGFLYQPNPRLAPLSHEGPSRPYRLKPGHILDVEGEGLNLGISKEEVRVHIGRSECLVKTLTRTHLYCEPPAHAPQPADGSGLPQFVVQMGNVRLALGPVQYEAEPPLSAFPMEAQAGLGMGAAVLIAAVLLLTLMYRHKSKQALRDYQKVLLQLESLETGVGDQCRKEFTDLMTEMTDLSSDLEASGIPFLDYRTYAERAFFPGHGGCPLQPKPEGPGEDGRCTTVHQGLTQLSNLLNSKLFLLTLIHTLEEQPSFSQRDRCHVASLLSLALHGKLEYLTDIMRTLLGDLAAHYVHRNPKLMLRRTETMVEKLLTNWLSICLYAFLREVAGEPLYMLFRAIQYQVDKGPVDAVTGKAKRTLNDSRLLREDVEFQPLTLMVLVGPGAGGAACSSEVQRVPARVLDTDTITQVKEKVLDQVYKGTPFSQRPSVHALDLEWRSGLAGHLTLSDEDLTSVTQNHWKRLNTLQHYKVPDGATVGLVPQLHSGSSISQSLAQRCPLGENIPTLEDGEEGGVCLWHLVKATEEPEGAKVRCGSLREREPARAKAIPEIYLTRLLSMKGTLQKFVDDTFQAILSVNRPIPIAVKYLFDLLDELAEKHGIEDPGTLHIWKTNSLLLRFWVNALKNPQLIFDVRVSDNVDAILAVIAQTFIDSCTTSEHKVGRDSPVNKLLYAREIPRYKQMVERYYADIRQSSPASYQEMNSALAELSGSYTSAPHCLEALQELYNHIHRYYDQIISALEEDPVGQKLQLACRLQQVAALVENKVTDL, from the exons ATGGGCCACCCGGACTGCAGCCACTGCCAAGCGGCCAACAGGAGCCTGGGCTGCCTGTGGTGTGCTGATGGCCAGCCTGCCTGTCGCTATGGGCCCTTGTGCCCGCCGGGGGCTGTGGAGCTGCTGTGTCCTGCACCCAGCATTGATGCG GTGGAGCCCCTGACTGGTCCCCCTGAGGGAGGCTTGGCCCTCACCATCCTGGGCTCCAACCTGGGCCGGGCCTTCGCTGATGTGCAATACGCCGTGAGCGTGGCCAGCCGGCCCTGCAGCCCTGAGCCCTCTCTCTACCGCACCTCAGCCCG GATTGTGTGTGTGACATCTCCTGCCCCCAATGGCACCACTGGACCCGTCCAGGTGGCCATTAAGAGCCAGCCACCAGGCATCTCAAGCCAGCACTTCACCTACCAG GACCCTGTCCTGCTGAGCCTGAGTCCTCACTGGGGTCCCCAGGCAGGGGGCACCCAGCTCACCATCCGAGGTCAGCACCTCCAGACAGGTGGCAACACCAGTGCCTTCGTGGGTGGCCAACCCTGTCCCAT CCTGGAGCCAGTGTGTCCGGAGGCCATTGTGTGCCGTACCAGGCCCCAGGCTGTCCCAGGAGAAGCAGCGGTCCTTGTGGTCTTTGGCCATGCCCAGCGCACACTGCTCACCAGCCCCTTCCGCTACACCGCCAACCCCCGGCTTGTAGCAGCGGAACCCAGTGCCAGCTTCCGGGG GGGTGGGCGGCTGATCCGTGTCAGGGGCACCGGCCTGGATGTGGTGCAGCGGCCCCTACTGTCTGTGTGGCTGGAGGCTGACACAGAGGCACAGGCTTCCAGGGCCCAGCCCCGGGACCCAGAGCCAAGGAGGAGCTGTGGAGCCCCTGCTGCGGATCCCCAGGCTTGTATCCAGCTTGGTGGGGGACTGCTGCAG TGCTCCACCGTCTGCTCTGTCAACTCGTCCAGCCTCCTCCTGTGCTGGAGCCCTGCTGTGCCAGACAGGGCCCGCCTGCAGCGGGTCTTCTTCACCCTAGACAACGTGCAAGTGGACTTTGCCAGCGCCAGTGGGGGCCAGGGCTTCCTGTACCAGCCCAACCCCCGCCTGGCACCCCTCAGCCACGAGGGGCCTTCCCGCCCCTACCGCCTCAAGCCAGGCCACATCCTGGATGTGGAG GGTGAGGGCCTCAACCTGGGCATCAGCAAGGAAGAGGTGCGCGTGCACATCGGCCGCAGCGAGTGCCTGGTGAAGACGCTCACGCGCACCCACCTGTACTGCGAGCCGCCTGCGCACGCCCCGCAGCCTGCCGATGGCTCTGGCCTGCCACAGTTCGTG GTGCAGATGGGCAATGTGCGGCTGGCCCTGGGCCCTGTGCAGTACGAGGCTGAGCCCCCGCTGTCTGCCTTTCCcatggaggcccaggcaggcctGGGCATGGGTGCTGCCGTGCTGATTGCCGCCGTGCTCCTCCTCACCCTCATGTACAG GCACAAGAGCAAGCAGGCCCTGCGGGACTACCAGAAGGTGCTACTGCAGCTGGAGAGCCTGGAGACCGGCGTGGGGGACCAGTGCCGAAAGGAGTTCACAG ACCTCATGACGGAGATGACCGACCTCAGCAGCGACCTGGAGGCCAGCGGGATCCCCTTCCTGGACTACCGCACCTACGCCGAGCGCGCCTTCTTCCCTGGCCATGGCGGTTGCCCACTGCAGCCCAAGCCTGAGGGGCCAGGGGAGGACGGCCGCTGCACCACTGTGCACCAGGGCCTCACGCAGCTCTCCAACCTGCTCAACAGCAAGCTCTTCCTCCTCACG CTCATCCACACCCTGGAGGAGCAGCCCAGTTTTTCCCAGAGGGATCGCTGCCATGTGGCTTCGCTGCTGTCGCTAGCACTACACGGCAAGCTGGAGTACCTGACTGACATCATGAGGACCCTGCTGGGTGACCTGGCAGCCCATTACGTGCACAGGAACCCCAAGCTCATGCTACGCAG GACAGAGACCATGGTGGAAAAACTGCTCACCAACTGGCTGTCCATCTGCCTGTACGCCTTCCTGAGG GAGGTGGCCGGTGAGCCACTGTACATGCTCTTCCGGGCCATCCAGTACCAAGTGGACAAAGGCCCCGTGGACGCCGTGACAGGCAAGGCCAAACGGACCCTGAATGATAGCCGCCTGCTGCGGGAGGACGTGGAGTTCCAGCCCCTGACACTGATGGTGCTggtggggcctggggctggcGGGGCCGCATGCAGCAGTGAGGTGCAGCGCGTGCCGGCCCGGGTGCTCGACACAGACACCATCACCCAGGTCAAGGAGAAGGTGTTGGACCAAGTCTACAAGGGCACCCCCTTCTCCCAGAGGCCCTCAGTGCATGCCCTAGACCTTG AGTGGCGCTCGGGCCTGGCTGGTCACCTCACCCTGTCGGATGAAGACTTGACCTCCGTGACCCAAAACCACTGGAAGAGACTCAACACTTTGCAGCACTACAAG GTCCCAGATGGAGCAACAGTGGGGCTCGTCCCTCAGCTGCACAGCGGCAGCAGCATCTCCCAGAGCCTGGCCCAGAGGTGCCCCTTGGGAGAGA ACATCCCCACGCTGGAGGATGGCGAGGAGGGTGGGGTGTGCCTCTGGCACCTGGTGAAAGCCACCGAGGAGCCAGAAGGGGCCAAGGTGCGGTGCGGCAGCCTGCGGGAGCGGGAGCCAGCGAGGGCCAAGGCCATTCCGGAAATCTACCTCACCCGTCTGCTGTCCATGAAG GGCACGCTGCAGAAGTTTGTGGACGACACCTTCCAGGCCATTCTCAGTGTGAACCGGCCCATCCCCATCGCTGTCAAGTACCTGTTTGACCTTCTGGATGAACTCGCAGAGAAGCACGGCATCGAGGACCCAGGGACCCTGCACATCTGGAAGACTAACAG TCTGCTGCTGCGGTTCTGGGTGAATGCCTTGAAGAACCCACAGCTCATCTTTGATGTGCGGGTGTCGGACAACGTGGACGCCATCCTTGCTGTCATCGCCCAGACCTTTATTGACTCCTGTACCACCTCGGAGCATAAAGTGGGCCGG GATTCCCCAGTGAACAAACTGCTCTACGCCCGGGAGATCCCACGCTACAAGCAAATGGTGGAAAG ATACTATGCAGACATTCGCCAGAGCTCTCCGGCGAGCTACCAGGAGATGAACTCTGCCCTGGCTGAGCTCTCCGGG AGCTACACTTCTGCTCCCCACTGTCTGGAGGCTCTGCAAGAACTCTACAACCACATCCACAGGTACTACGATCAG ATTATCAGTGCCCTGGAGGAGGACCCTGTGGGCCAGAAGCTGCAGCTGGCCTGCCGCCTGCAGCAGGTTGCCGCCCTGGTGGAGAACAAAGTGACTGACCTGTGA
- the PLXNB3 gene encoding plexin-B3 isoform X10: protein MARWPPFGLCLLLLLLSPPPLPLTGAHRFSAPNTTLNHLALAPGRGTLYVGAVNRLFQLSPELQLEAMAVTGPVIDSPDCVPFRDPAECPQAQLTDNANQLLLVSSRAQELVACGQVRQGVCETRRLGDVAEVLYQAEDPGDGQFVAANTPGVATVGLVVPLPGQDLLLVARGLAGKLSAGVPPLAIRQLAGPQPFSSEGLGRLVVGDFSDYNNSYVGAFADTRSAYFVFRRRGARAQAEYRSYVARVCLGDTNLYSYVEVPLDCQGQGLIQAAFLAPGTLLGAFAAGPGGTQAALCAFPMAELGASMEQARRLCYTAGGRGPSGAEEATVEYGVTSRCVTLPLDSPESYPCGDEHTPSPIAGRQPLEAQPLLKLGQPVSAVAALQADGHMIAFLGDTQGQLHKVFLHGSQGQVYHSQQVGPPGSAISPDLLLDSSDSHLYVLTAHQVDRIPVAACPQFPDCASCLRAQDPLCGWCVLQGRCTRKGQCRRAGQPNQWLWSYEEDSHCLHIQSLLPSHHPRQEQGQVTLSVPRLPILDADEYFHCAFGDYDSLAHVEGPYVACVTPPQDQVPLNPPGTEHVTVPLALMFEDVAVAATNFSFYDCSAIQALEAAAPCRACVGSIWRCHWCPQSSHCVYGEHCPEGERTVYSTQEVDVQVRGPGACPQVEGLAGPHLVPVGWESHLALRVRNLQHFRGLPASFHCWLELPGELRGLPATLEETAGDSGLIHCQAHQFYPSMSQRELPVPIYVTQGEAQRLDNAHALYVILYDCAMGHPDCSHCQAANRSLGCLWCADGQPACRYGPLCPPGAVELLCPAPSIDAVEPLTGPPEGGLALTILGSNLGRAFADVQYAVSVASRPCSPEPSLYRTSARIVCVTSPAPNGTTGPVQVAIKSQPPGISSQHFTYQDPVLLSLSPHWGPQAGGTQLTIRGQHLQTGGNTSAFVGGQPCPILEPVCPEAIVCRTRPQAVPGEAAVLVVFGHAQRTLLTSPFRYTANPRLVAAEPSASFRGGGRLIRVRGTGLDVVQRPLLSVWLEADTEAQASRAQPRDPEPRRSCGAPAADPQACIQLGGGLLQCSTVCSVNSSSLLLCWSPAVPDRARLQRVFFTLDNVQVDFASASGGQGFLYQPNPRLAPLSHEGPSRPYRLKPGHILDVEGEGLNLGISKEEVRVHIGRSECLVKTLTRTHLYCEPPAHAPQPADGSGLPQFVVQMGNVRLALGPVQYEAEPPLSAFPMEAQAGLGMGAAVLIAAVLLLTLMYRHKSKQALRDYQKVLLQLESLETGVGDQCRKEFTDLMTEMTDLSSDLEASGIPFLDYRTYAERAFFPGHGGCPLQPKPEGPGEDGRCTTVHQGLTQLSNLLNSKLFLLTLIHTLEEQPSFSQRDRCHVASLLSLALHGKLEYLTDIMRTLLGDLAAHYVHRNPKLMLRRTETMVEKLLTNWLSICLYAFLREVAGEPLYMLFRAIQYQVDKGPVDAVTGKAKRTLNDSRLLREDVEFQPLTLMVLVGPGAGGAACSSEVQRVPARVLDTDTITQVKEKVLDQVYKGTPFSQRPSVHALDLEWRSGLAGHLTLSDEDLTSVTQNHWKRLNTLQHYKVPDGATVGLVPQLHSGSSISQSLAQRCPLGENIPTLEDGEEGGVCLWHLVKATEEPEGAKVRCGSLREREPARAKAIPEIYLTRLLSMKGTLQKFVDDTFQAILSVNRPIPIAVKYLFDLLDELAEKHGIEDPGTLHIWKTNSLLLRFWVNALKNPQLIFDVRVSDNVDAILAVIAQTFIDSCTTSEHKVGRDSPVNKLLYAREIPRYKQMVERYYADIRQSSPASYQEMNSALAELSGSYTSAPHCLEALQELYNHIHRYYDQIISALEEDPVGQKLQLACRLQQVAALVENKVTDL from the exons ATGGCTCGCTGGCCTCCCTTcggcctctgcctcctcctgctgctgctgtccCCACCACCACTGCCCTTGACAGGGGCCCATCGCTTCTCCGCACCTAACACCACTCTCAACCACTTGGCACTGGCGCCTGGCCGAGGCACACTCTATGTCGGCGCCGTGAACCGCCTCTTCCAGCTCAGCCCTGAGCTGCAGCTCGAGGCCATGGCTGTCACTGGCCCTGTCATCGACAGCCCCGACTGTGTGCCCTTCCGTGACCCGGCTGAGTGCCCACAGGCTCAGCTCACTGACAATGCCAACCAGCTGCTGCTGGTGAGCAGCCGTGCCCAGGAACTGGTGGCCTGTGGGCAGGTGCGGCAGGGTGTGTGTGAGACACGGCGCCTCGGGGATGTGGCCGAGGTGCTGTACCAGGCCGAGGACCCTGGTGACGGGCAGTTTGTGGCTGCCAATACCCCGGGAGTGGCCACAGTGGGGCTGGTGGTGCCCTTGCCCGGCCAGGACCTCCTGCTTGTGGCCAGAGGCCTGGCGGGCAAGCTGTCGGCAGGGGTGCCACCCCTGGCCATCCGCCAGCTGGCAGGGCCTCAGCCCTTCTCCAGCGAGGGCCTGGGCCGCCTGGTGGTAGGCGACTTCTCCGACTACAACAACAGCTACGTGGGGGCCTTTGCCGACACCCGCTCCGCCTACTTTGTGTTCCGCCGCCGTGGGGCCCGGGCCCAGGCTGAGTACCGCTCCTACGTGGCCCGCGTCTGCCTGGGGGACACCAACCTGTACTCCTATGTGGAGGTCCCCCTCGACTGCCAGGGCCAGGGCCTCATCCAGGCCGCCTTCCTTGCCCCGGGCACCTTGCTAGGGGCGTTTGCCGCGGGCCCAGGGGGCACCCAGGCGGCACTCTGCGCCTTCCCCATGGCGGAGCTGGGGGCCAGCATGGAGCAGGCCCGGAGACTTTGCTACACGGCAGGCGGCCGGGGCCCCAGCGGTGCAGAAGAAGCCACCGTGGAGTACGGCGTCACGTCGCGCTGTGTCACCCTGCCCCTT GACTCCCCCGAGTCGTACCCCTGCGGCGACGAACACACCCCCAGCCCCATTGCCGGCCGCCAGCCCCTGGAGGCCCAGCCTCTGCTGAAGCTCGGGCAGCCGGTCAGCGCCGTGGCAGCCCTCCAGGCAGACGGGCACATGATAGCCTTCCTAGGGGACACCCAGGGCCAGCTGCACAAG GTCTTTCTCCACGGCTCCCAGGGCCAGGTTTACCACTCCCAGCAAGTGGGGCCTCCAGGCTCAGCCATCAGCCCAGACCTGCTGCTGGACAGCAGTGACAGTCACCTCTATGTCCTGACTGCTCACCAG GTGGACCGGATACCTGTGGCGGCCTGTCCCCAGTTCCCTGACTGTGCCAGCTGCCTCCGGGCCCAGGACCCGCTGTGTGGCTGGTGTGTCCTCCAGGGCAG GTGTACCCGGAAGGGCCAGTGCAGGCGGGCGGGCCAGCCGAACCAGTGGCTGTGGAGCTATGAGGAGGACAGCCACTGCCTGCACATCCAGAGCCTGCTGCCGAGCCACCACCCCCGCCAGGAGCAGGGCCAG GTCACTTTGTCTGTCCCCCGGCTGCCCATCCTGGATGCAGATGAATACTTCCATTGTGCGTTCGGGGACTATGACAGCTTGGCTCATGTGGAAGGGCCCTACGTAGCCTGTGTCACCCCTCCCCAAGACCAGGTGCCACTTAACCCTCCAGGCACAG AACATGTCACTGTGCCCCTGGCCCTGATGTTCGAAGATGTGGCTGTGGCTGCCACCAACTTCTCCTTTTATGACTGCAGTGCCATCCAGGCCTTGGAGGCAGCTGCCCC GTGTCGTGCTTGCGTGGGCAGCATCTGGCGGTGTCACTGGTGCCCCCAGAGTAGCCACTGTGTATATGGAGAGCACTGCCCAGAGGGCGAGAGGACCGTCTACAGCACCCAGGAG GTGGACGTCCAGGTGCGTGGCCCAGGGGCTTGCCCACAGGTTGAAGGCCTGGCAGGTCCCCACCTGGTGCCTGTGGGCTGGGAGAGCCATTTGGCCCTACGCGTGCGGAATCTTCAGCATTTCCGA GGCTTGCCTGCCTCCTTCCACTGCTGGCTGGAGCTGCCTGGAGAACTTCGGGGGCTGCCGGCCACCCTGGAGGAGACAGCAGGGGACTCGGGCCTCATCCACTGCCAGGCCCACCAG TTCTACCCCTCCATGTCCCAGCGGGAGCTCCCAGTGCCCATCTACGTCACCCAGGGCGAGGCCCAGAGGCTGGACAACGCCCATGCTCTTTATG TGATCCTGTACGACTGTGCCATGGGCCACCCGGACTGCAGCCACTGCCAAGCGGCCAACAGGAGCCTGGGCTGCCTGTGGTGTGCTGATGGCCAGCCTGCCTGTCGCTATGGGCCCTTGTGCCCGCCGGGGGCTGTGGAGCTGCTGTGTCCTGCACCCAGCATTGATGCG GTGGAGCCCCTGACTGGTCCCCCTGAGGGAGGCTTGGCCCTCACCATCCTGGGCTCCAACCTGGGCCGGGCCTTCGCTGATGTGCAATACGCCGTGAGCGTGGCCAGCCGGCCCTGCAGCCCTGAGCCCTCTCTCTACCGCACCTCAGCCCG GATTGTGTGTGTGACATCTCCTGCCCCCAATGGCACCACTGGACCCGTCCAGGTGGCCATTAAGAGCCAGCCACCAGGCATCTCAAGCCAGCACTTCACCTACCAG GACCCTGTCCTGCTGAGCCTGAGTCCTCACTGGGGTCCCCAGGCAGGGGGCACCCAGCTCACCATCCGAGGTCAGCACCTCCAGACAGGTGGCAACACCAGTGCCTTCGTGGGTGGCCAACCCTGTCCCAT CCTGGAGCCAGTGTGTCCGGAGGCCATTGTGTGCCGTACCAGGCCCCAGGCTGTCCCAGGAGAAGCAGCGGTCCTTGTGGTCTTTGGCCATGCCCAGCGCACACTGCTCACCAGCCCCTTCCGCTACACCGCCAACCCCCGGCTTGTAGCAGCGGAACCCAGTGCCAGCTTCCGGGG GGGTGGGCGGCTGATCCGTGTCAGGGGCACCGGCCTGGATGTGGTGCAGCGGCCCCTACTGTCTGTGTGGCTGGAGGCTGACACAGAGGCACAGGCTTCCAGGGCCCAGCCCCGGGACCCAGAGCCAAGGAGGAGCTGTGGAGCCCCTGCTGCGGATCCCCAGGCTTGTATCCAGCTTGGTGGGGGACTGCTGCAG TGCTCCACCGTCTGCTCTGTCAACTCGTCCAGCCTCCTCCTGTGCTGGAGCCCTGCTGTGCCAGACAGGGCCCGCCTGCAGCGGGTCTTCTTCACCCTAGACAACGTGCAAGTGGACTTTGCCAGCGCCAGTGGGGGCCAGGGCTTCCTGTACCAGCCCAACCCCCGCCTGGCACCCCTCAGCCACGAGGGGCCTTCCCGCCCCTACCGCCTCAAGCCAGGCCACATCCTGGATGTGGAG GGTGAGGGCCTCAACCTGGGCATCAGCAAGGAAGAGGTGCGCGTGCACATCGGCCGCAGCGAGTGCCTGGTGAAGACGCTCACGCGCACCCACCTGTACTGCGAGCCGCCTGCGCACGCCCCGCAGCCTGCCGATGGCTCTGGCCTGCCACAGTTCGTG GTGCAGATGGGCAATGTGCGGCTGGCCCTGGGCCCTGTGCAGTACGAGGCTGAGCCCCCGCTGTCTGCCTTTCCcatggaggcccaggcaggcctGGGCATGGGTGCTGCCGTGCTGATTGCCGCCGTGCTCCTCCTCACCCTCATGTACAG GCACAAGAGCAAGCAGGCCCTGCGGGACTACCAGAAGGTGCTACTGCAGCTGGAGAGCCTGGAGACCGGCGTGGGGGACCAGTGCCGAAAGGAGTTCACAG ACCTCATGACGGAGATGACCGACCTCAGCAGCGACCTGGAGGCCAGCGGGATCCCCTTCCTGGACTACCGCACCTACGCCGAGCGCGCCTTCTTCCCTGGCCATGGCGGTTGCCCACTGCAGCCCAAGCCTGAGGGGCCAGGGGAGGACGGCCGCTGCACCACTGTGCACCAGGGCCTCACGCAGCTCTCCAACCTGCTCAACAGCAAGCTCTTCCTCCTCACG CTCATCCACACCCTGGAGGAGCAGCCCAGTTTTTCCCAGAGGGATCGCTGCCATGTGGCTTCGCTGCTGTCGCTAGCACTACACGGCAAGCTGGAGTACCTGACTGACATCATGAGGACCCTGCTGGGTGACCTGGCAGCCCATTACGTGCACAGGAACCCCAAGCTCATGCTACGCAG GACAGAGACCATGGTGGAAAAACTGCTCACCAACTGGCTGTCCATCTGCCTGTACGCCTTCCTGAGG GAGGTGGCCGGTGAGCCACTGTACATGCTCTTCCGGGCCATCCAGTACCAAGTGGACAAAGGCCCCGTGGACGCCGTGACAGGCAAGGCCAAACGGACCCTGAATGATAGCCGCCTGCTGCGGGAGGACGTGGAGTTCCAGCCCCTGACACTGATGGTGCTggtggggcctggggctggcGGGGCCGCATGCAGCAGTGAGGTGCAGCGCGTGCCGGCCCGGGTGCTCGACACAGACACCATCACCCAGGTCAAGGAGAAGGTGTTGGACCAAGTCTACAAGGGCACCCCCTTCTCCCAGAGGCCCTCAGTGCATGCCCTAGACCTTG AGTGGCGCTCGGGCCTGGCTGGTCACCTCACCCTGTCGGATGAAGACTTGACCTCCGTGACCCAAAACCACTGGAAGAGACTCAACACTTTGCAGCACTACAAG GTCCCAGATGGAGCAACAGTGGGGCTCGTCCCTCAGCTGCACAGCGGCAGCAGCATCTCCCAGAGCCTGGCCCAGAGGTGCCCCTTGGGAGAGA ACATCCCCACGCTGGAGGATGGCGAGGAGGGTGGGGTGTGCCTCTGGCACCTGGTGAAAGCCACCGAGGAGCCAGAAGGGGCCAAGGTGCGGTGCGGCAGCCTGCGGGAGCGGGAGCCAGCGAGGGCCAAGGCCATTCCGGAAATCTACCTCACCCGTCTGCTGTCCATGAAG GGCACGCTGCAGAAGTTTGTGGACGACACCTTCCAGGCCATTCTCAGTGTGAACCGGCCCATCCCCATCGCTGTCAAGTACCTGTTTGACCTTCTGGATGAACTCGCAGAGAAGCACGGCATCGAGGACCCAGGGACCCTGCACATCTGGAAGACTAACAG TCTGCTGCTGCGGTTCTGGGTGAATGCCTTGAAGAACCCACAGCTCATCTTTGATGTGCGGGTGTCGGACAACGTGGACGCCATCCTTGCTGTCATCGCCCAGACCTTTATTGACTCCTGTACCACCTCGGAGCATAAAGTGGGCCGG GATTCCCCAGTGAACAAACTGCTCTACGCCCGGGAGATCCCACGCTACAAGCAAATGGTGGAAAG ATACTATGCAGACATTCGCCAGAGCTCTCCGGCGAGCTACCAGGAGATGAACTCTGCCCTGGCTGAGCTCTCCGGG AGCTACACTTCTGCTCCCCACTGTCTGGAGGCTCTGCAAGAACTCTACAACCACATCCACAGGTACTACGATCAG ATTATCAGTGCCCTGGAGGAGGACCCTGTGGGCCAGAAGCTGCAGCTGGCCTGCCGCCTGCAGCAGGTTGCCGCCCTGGTGGAGAACAAAGTGACTGACCTGTGA